A genomic window from Lycium barbarum isolate Lr01 chromosome 4, ASM1917538v2, whole genome shotgun sequence includes:
- the LOC132637398 gene encoding receptor-like protein kinase 7: protein MTRYYHHDIVIIFFLCFPLHSNSQTIVEHGEKTILLELNRSWGNLSEFLMGNLSSSPCSWSGFFCSRGPPCRWSGIFCSHGFVTGIRLSGINLRGKNTVPPIICGLKQLKRIELVDINLRGEFPRALYNCSKLEILDLSRNQFHGTLPNDLHRMSSLTRLDLTGNFFSGTIPAAVAQLSKLQVLLLGRNNFQDSIPPEIGNLSNLTILDLSYMSGRFSTIPKELGELKYLKKLILARSNLIGNIPETFSGLASLENLDLSRTYLNGTVPAFLFSLKNLTFLDLHHNQLSGSLPTPVNESKLSRVDLSRNFLFGKIPLQLDADNYYDFSGNRDLCTSNPHRAPSQLPMCNNQNHGHKHRRIMIILFPVEVVVIVLLLLLCYTMKQSRIPMNRQFWKKQKSDDYQLIRFQRSLDFTESDILQNLTEENLIGSGGSGKVYRVGVDPDGSYVAVKRICNENQLDQRLEKQFLAEVQILGGIRHANIVKLICCIYNENSKLLVYEYMKNQSLDKWLHHKKRSALSVSQVQDTVLRWNIRLRIAIGAALGLCYMHHDCSPPIIHRDIKSSNILLDDELNPKIADFGLAKVVSQRGDHHTETASAVAGTFGYIAPGTYCLLSSMTNFTSYFLCSCS from the coding sequence ATGACAAGATACTATCACCATGATATTGTCATCATTTTCTTTCTATGTTTTCCACTCCATTCAAATTCTCAAACTATTGTAGAACATGGTGAAAAGACCATCTTGTTAGAGCTCAACCGTTCGTGGGGAAATTTATCAGAGTTCCTGATGGGGAATCTCAGTTCTTCCCCTTGCAGTTGGTCAGGCTTTTTTTGTTCTCGTGGTCCCCCTTGCAGGTGGTCAGGCATTTTTTGTTCTCATGGTTTTGTCACGGGTATTAGGTTATCGGGCATAAATCTTAGAGGAAAAAACACAGTCCCGCCGATCATTTGTGGGCTTAAACAGCTCAAAAGGATTGAACTTGTAGATATCAACTTACGCGGAGAATTTCCAAGAGCTCTATACAACTGCTCAAAGCTGGAAATTCTTGATCTTTCTCGGAACCAATTCCATGGAACATTGCCTAATGACCTTCATCGAATGTCTAGCCTAACTCGCTTGGATCTCACTGGAAACTTCTTCAGTGGCACAATTCCAGCAGCTGTTGCTCAGCTTTCCAAATTGCAGGTGCTGCTTCTAGGAAGGAATAATTTCCAAGACTCGATACCCCCAGAGATTGGAAATCTTTCAAACCTTACGATATTGGATTTATCATACATGTCGGGAAGATTTAGTACCATTCCAAAGGAACTAGGTGAGCTGAAGTACTTGAAAAAACTTATACTTGCGCGTTCAAATTTGATTGGAAACATACCAGAAACCTTTTCTGGTCTTGCCAGTCTTGAAAATCTGGATCTTTCAAGAACTTATCTCAATGGAACAGTTCCAGCTTTTTTGTTTAGTTTAAAAAATTTGACATTTTTAGATCTTCACCATAATCAACTTTCTGGCAGCTTACCAACGCCAGTTAACGAATCAAAATTGTCTAGAGTAGATCTCTCTCGGAACTTTTTATTTGGAAAAATCCCACTACAACTTGATGCAGACAATTACTATGACTTCTCTGGTAATCGTGACCTCTGTACTTCTAATCCACACCGTGCTCCATCTCAATTACCCATGTGTAATAATCAGAATCACGGTCACAAACACCGCAGAATCATGATCATACTCTTTCCAGTCGAAGTTGTAGTAATTGTTCTACTTTTGCTTTTGTGCTATACTATGAAGCAATCAAGGATTCCCATGAATAGACAGTTTTGGAAGAAGCAAAAGAGTGATGATTATCAGTTAATTCGTTTTCAAAGAAGCTTAGACTTCACGGAAAGTGATATTTTGCAGAACTTAACTGAAGAGAATTTGATTGGGAGTGGAGGATCAGGAAAAGTATATAGAGTTGGTGTCGATCCAGATGGGAGTTATGTTGCTGTCAAAAGAATATGCAATGAAAACCAATTGGACCAGAGACTGGAGAAACAGTTTCTTGCAGAAGTTCAAATATTGGGTGGGATTCGACACGCTAACATCGTTAAGCTGATTTGCTGCATTTACAATGAGAActcaaaacttctggtttatgAGTACATGAAAAATCAAAGCTTAGACAAATGGTTACATCACAAGAAAAGAAGTGCATTATCGGTCAGTCAAGTTCAAGACACTGTCTTGAGATGGAATATTAGGCTGCGCATAGCAATTGGAGCAGCACTTGGTCTTTGTTATATGCACCATGATTGCTCCCCTCCTATCATTCATCGAGACATTAAATCAAGTAATATCCTTCTTGATGATGAATTGAATCCcaaaattgcagattttggactgGCAAAAGTTGTATCTCAGCGTGGAGATCATCACACTGAGACAGCTTCTGCAGTTGCTGGTACTTTTGGTTACATTGCTCCAGGTACTTATTGTCTTCTTAGCTCCATGACCAATTTTACTTCTTATTTTCTTTGTTCATGTTCTTAA